A stretch of Manis javanica isolate MJ-LG chromosome 1, MJ_LKY, whole genome shotgun sequence DNA encodes these proteins:
- the CRACDL gene encoding CRACD-like protein isoform X6 → MDHLCIHIPPLPKAFELLLCMVIGELDMISTRVMDIKLREAAEGLGEDSTGKKKSKFKTFKKFFGKKKRKESSPSTGSSTWKQSQAKSEVIAIESGPMGYDSEDELEESRGALGSRALSHDSIFIPESGQDPARPVRVFSQENVCDRIKALQLKIQCNVKMGPPPPPGSLPVKRGDDAGMSSEDDGLPRSPPEMSLLHDIGSSTTIKVSLVSSLRPLSPDHLSDATVSPRTSDSSLAPVADFDYPPEFSSCLDNSAAKHKLLVKPRNQRSSKMRRLSSRAQSESLSDLTCTPEEEECDGRHLPKVGAEENPSSGQQDMVPDRGPMPEGPATTLQSGGPRARRARLQHCPALSASTEEESPPGDNPPSLPATPEVTEPMFIPAPCAEGPCLPEDSPQPNPDSENQSEALPLASTCPPVEDTADEVFCASGDADSGLSPHVPEMDMTPPETNPATTLETPSGLDPPQQSVQEEGEPTLEAPGTEGAGTEPSEAPAASPPVPKSCLKSKAPVAGTRLPAPPTPPTEEPAPCVPDEGAASRGRPEAEPQHAGPASGAVERGGGGGEQRGARFSVSSGRAWPRAGGPLQLQRPRAGGSGPARLPLGRSGPTWRSEAALDDLQAPAEPDDGKPGPQKPPSPSERGPQDSGPRAAAPARGPRVAAAGDPCPAARGPPAGEARSPFPVKLRATSLSFKHRDAPSADVRGVKRLSAEVRLEKGGLTLLPRDDKCQAGKAPGPRGARAPSDHGKAKARPSEQPGAKPPLPRKPLLQPLTLPPAPAAPEAGPREPGKASRTAERRSPHRGAVFQMKQESVGNAHHQLEMGICGGAKETEFFYWWKSGGQK, encoded by the exons gaaagaaaaaatccaaattcAAAACATTTAAGAAGTTCTTcgggaaaaagaagagaaaggaatcctCTCCTTCCACAGGAAGTAGCACCTGGAAACAAAGTCAAGCAAAGAGTGAGGTCATTGCCATCGAGTCAGGGCCAATGGGCTATGACTCAGAGGATGAGCTCGA GGAGTCGAGGGGTGCACTGGGCAGCCGGGCCCTCTCACATGACAGCATTTTCATTCCGGAGTCAGGACAGGACCCTGCTCGGCCTGTGCGGGTGTTTTCCCAAGAAAATGTGTGTGACCGGATTAAAGCTCTGCAG TTAAAAATACAGTGTAATGTGAAAATGGggccaccacctcctccagggagccttcctGTCAAACGAGGAGATGACGCTGGTATGAGTTCTGAGGACGATGGGCTGCCCAGGAGCCCCCCAGAGATGTCCTTGCTGCATGACATTGGTTCCAGCACAACCATAAAG GTCTCTCTAGTTTCCTCACTCCGGCCGCTGTCTCCAGACCATTTGAGCGATGCCACTGTCTCCCCCCGGACCTCGGACAGCAGCCTGGCGCCTGTGGCTGACTTCGACTATCCCCCAGAATTTTCCTCCTGCCTGGACAACTCTGCGGCTAAGCACAAGCTACTGGTTAAGCCCCGCAACCAGCGGTCAAGCAAAATGAGGCGGCTGTCTTCG CGGGCACAGTCCGAATCCCTGAGTGATCTGACCTGCACTCCAGAGGAGGAGGAATGTGATGGGAGGCACTTACCCAAGGTCGGCGCAGAAGAGAACCCGAGTTCTGGACAGCAGGATATGGTACCTGACAGGGGCCCCATGCCAGAAGGACCAGCCACCACTCTGCAATCTGGGGGGCCCCGTGCCAGACGGGCACGCTTGCAGCACTGCCCGGCACTCAGTGCCAGCACTGAAGAGGAGAGTCCCCCTGGGGACAAcccccccagcctcccagccaccCCAGAGGTCACTGAGCCTATGTTCATCCCAGCCCCCTGTGCAGAGGGCCCCTGTCTGCCAGAGGACTCCCCACAGCCTAATCCTGACAGCGAGAACCAGAGTGAGGCCCTGCCTCTTGCAAGCACATGTCCGCCAGTCGAGGACACAGCTGATGAGGTGTTTTGTGCTTCTGGAGACGCTGACAGTGGATTATCTCCCCACGTCCCTGAGATGGACATGACACCTCCTGAGACCAACCCTGCCACCACCTTGGAGACTCCCTCAGGTCTAGACCCGCCACAGCAAAGTGTGCAGGAGGAGGGAGAGCCGACGCTGGAGGCGCCCGGGACAGAGGGAGCAGGGACAGAGCCTTCCGAGGCCCCCGCGGCAAGCCCCCCAGTCCCCAAGAGCTGCCTGAAGTCTAAGGCCCCGGTGGCCGGCACGCGCCTCCCCGCGCCCCCGACGCCGCCCACGGAGGAGCCCGCGCCCTGTGTCCCGGACGAAGGGGCTGCGTCCCGGGGGCGCCCCGAGGCCGAGCCCCAGCACGCGGGCCCGGCGAGCGGCGCAGTGGAGCGAGGCGGCGGCGGTGGCGAGCAGCGGGGCGCGCGGTTCTCTGTGTCGTCGGGCCGGGCGTGGCCGCGCGCGGGCGGCCCCCTCCAGCTGCAGCGCCCCCGGGCTGGCGGCTCCGGCCCTGCGCGGCTGCCCCTCGGGAGGAGCGGCCCGACCTGGCGCAGCGAGGCGGCGCTCGACGACCTGCAGGCTCCGGCCGAGCCCGACGACGGGAAGCCGGGCCCGCAGAAGCCGCCCTCCCCCTCCGAGCGCGGCCCCCAGGACTCGGGGCCCAGGGCGGCGGCGCCGGCCAGGGGCCCCCGCGTTGCGGCCGCCGGAGACCCCTGCCCGGCCGCGCGCGGGCCGCCCGCGGGTGAGGCCCGAAGCCCCTTCCCCGTCAAGCTGCGGGCCACGTCGCTGTCCTTCAAACACAGGGACGCGCCCAGCGCGGACGTCAGAGGAGTGAAGCGCCTCAGTGCGGAGGTCAGGTTAGAAAAAGGAGGGCTGACTTTGCTCCCGAGGGACGACAAGTGTCAGGCGGGGAAGGCCCCCGGCCCGCGAGGCGCCCGGGCGCCGAGCGACCACGGCAAGGCGAAGGCCCGGCCGTCGGAGCAGCCCGGCGCCAAGCCGCCCCTGCCCAGAAAGCCGCTCCTGCAGCCCCTCACCCTGCcgcccgcccccgccgcccccgaGGCCGGCCCGCGGGAGCCCGGGAAGGCCAGCAGGACGGCGGAGAGGAGGTCGCCGCACAGGGGAGCTG TGTTTCAGATGAAACAGGAATCGGTTGGAAATGCGCATCATCAGCTGGAAATGGGCATTTGTGGTGGAGCTAAAGAAACTGAGTTCTTTTATTGGTGGAAATCGGGGGGCCAGAAATGA
- the CRACDL gene encoding CRACD-like protein isoform X5, with translation MDHLCIHIPPLPKAFELLLCMVIGELDMISTRVMDIKLREAAEGLGEDSTGKKKSKFKTFKKFFGKKKRKESSPSTGSSTWKQSQAKSEVIAIESGPMGYDSEDELEESRGALGSRALSHDSIFIPESGQDPARPVRVFSQENVCDRIKALQLKIQCNVKMGPPPPPGSLPVKRGDDAGMSSEDDGLPRSPPEMSLLHDIGSSTTIKVSLVSSLRPLSPDHLSDATVSPRTSDSSLAPVADFDYPPEFSSCLDNSAAKHKLLVKPRNQRSSKMRRLSSRAQSESLSDLTCTPEEEECDGRHLPKVGAEENPSSGQQDMVPDRGPMPEGPATTLQSGGPRARRARLQHCPALSASTEEESPPGDNPPSLPATPEVTEPMFIPAPCAEGPCLPEDSPQPNPDSENQSEALPLASTCPPVEDTADEVFCASGDADSGLSPHVPEMDMTPPETNPATTLETPSGLDPPQQSVQEEGEPTLEAPGTEGAGTEPSEAPAASPPVPKSCLKSKAPVAGTRLPAPPTPPTEEPAPCVPDEGAASRGRPEAEPQHAGPASGAVERGGGGGEQRGARFSVSSGRAWPRAGGPLQLQRPRAGGSGPARLPLGRSGPTWRSEAALDDLQAPAEPDDGKPGPQKPPSPSERGPQDSGPRAAAPARGPRVAAAGDPCPAARGPPAGEARSPFPVKLRATSLSFKHRDAPSADVRGVKRLSAEVRLEKGGLTLLPRDDKCQAGKAPGPRGARAPSDHGKAKARPSEQPGAKPPLPRKPLLQPLTLPPAPAAPEAGPREPGKASRTAERRSPHRGADTSERVRSAPGPPFLRLPVLLQPLWVLSHPCLSPSAVTSLQSPCTGSIPDSRLFPEVLFL, from the exons gaaagaaaaaatccaaattcAAAACATTTAAGAAGTTCTTcgggaaaaagaagagaaaggaatcctCTCCTTCCACAGGAAGTAGCACCTGGAAACAAAGTCAAGCAAAGAGTGAGGTCATTGCCATCGAGTCAGGGCCAATGGGCTATGACTCAGAGGATGAGCTCGA GGAGTCGAGGGGTGCACTGGGCAGCCGGGCCCTCTCACATGACAGCATTTTCATTCCGGAGTCAGGACAGGACCCTGCTCGGCCTGTGCGGGTGTTTTCCCAAGAAAATGTGTGTGACCGGATTAAAGCTCTGCAG TTAAAAATACAGTGTAATGTGAAAATGGggccaccacctcctccagggagccttcctGTCAAACGAGGAGATGACGCTGGTATGAGTTCTGAGGACGATGGGCTGCCCAGGAGCCCCCCAGAGATGTCCTTGCTGCATGACATTGGTTCCAGCACAACCATAAAG GTCTCTCTAGTTTCCTCACTCCGGCCGCTGTCTCCAGACCATTTGAGCGATGCCACTGTCTCCCCCCGGACCTCGGACAGCAGCCTGGCGCCTGTGGCTGACTTCGACTATCCCCCAGAATTTTCCTCCTGCCTGGACAACTCTGCGGCTAAGCACAAGCTACTGGTTAAGCCCCGCAACCAGCGGTCAAGCAAAATGAGGCGGCTGTCTTCG CGGGCACAGTCCGAATCCCTGAGTGATCTGACCTGCACTCCAGAGGAGGAGGAATGTGATGGGAGGCACTTACCCAAGGTCGGCGCAGAAGAGAACCCGAGTTCTGGACAGCAGGATATGGTACCTGACAGGGGCCCCATGCCAGAAGGACCAGCCACCACTCTGCAATCTGGGGGGCCCCGTGCCAGACGGGCACGCTTGCAGCACTGCCCGGCACTCAGTGCCAGCACTGAAGAGGAGAGTCCCCCTGGGGACAAcccccccagcctcccagccaccCCAGAGGTCACTGAGCCTATGTTCATCCCAGCCCCCTGTGCAGAGGGCCCCTGTCTGCCAGAGGACTCCCCACAGCCTAATCCTGACAGCGAGAACCAGAGTGAGGCCCTGCCTCTTGCAAGCACATGTCCGCCAGTCGAGGACACAGCTGATGAGGTGTTTTGTGCTTCTGGAGACGCTGACAGTGGATTATCTCCCCACGTCCCTGAGATGGACATGACACCTCCTGAGACCAACCCTGCCACCACCTTGGAGACTCCCTCAGGTCTAGACCCGCCACAGCAAAGTGTGCAGGAGGAGGGAGAGCCGACGCTGGAGGCGCCCGGGACAGAGGGAGCAGGGACAGAGCCTTCCGAGGCCCCCGCGGCAAGCCCCCCAGTCCCCAAGAGCTGCCTGAAGTCTAAGGCCCCGGTGGCCGGCACGCGCCTCCCCGCGCCCCCGACGCCGCCCACGGAGGAGCCCGCGCCCTGTGTCCCGGACGAAGGGGCTGCGTCCCGGGGGCGCCCCGAGGCCGAGCCCCAGCACGCGGGCCCGGCGAGCGGCGCAGTGGAGCGAGGCGGCGGCGGTGGCGAGCAGCGGGGCGCGCGGTTCTCTGTGTCGTCGGGCCGGGCGTGGCCGCGCGCGGGCGGCCCCCTCCAGCTGCAGCGCCCCCGGGCTGGCGGCTCCGGCCCTGCGCGGCTGCCCCTCGGGAGGAGCGGCCCGACCTGGCGCAGCGAGGCGGCGCTCGACGACCTGCAGGCTCCGGCCGAGCCCGACGACGGGAAGCCGGGCCCGCAGAAGCCGCCCTCCCCCTCCGAGCGCGGCCCCCAGGACTCGGGGCCCAGGGCGGCGGCGCCGGCCAGGGGCCCCCGCGTTGCGGCCGCCGGAGACCCCTGCCCGGCCGCGCGCGGGCCGCCCGCGGGTGAGGCCCGAAGCCCCTTCCCCGTCAAGCTGCGGGCCACGTCGCTGTCCTTCAAACACAGGGACGCGCCCAGCGCGGACGTCAGAGGAGTGAAGCGCCTCAGTGCGGAGGTCAGGTTAGAAAAAGGAGGGCTGACTTTGCTCCCGAGGGACGACAAGTGTCAGGCGGGGAAGGCCCCCGGCCCGCGAGGCGCCCGGGCGCCGAGCGACCACGGCAAGGCGAAGGCCCGGCCGTCGGAGCAGCCCGGCGCCAAGCCGCCCCTGCCCAGAAAGCCGCTCCTGCAGCCCCTCACCCTGCcgcccgcccccgccgcccccgaGGCCGGCCCGCGGGAGCCCGGGAAGGCCAGCAGGACGGCGGAGAGGAGGTCGCCGCACAGGGGAGCTG ACACCTCTGAGCGAGTGCGGTCAGCACCTGGGCCTCCATTCCTCCGCCTGCCTGTGCTCCTCCAACCACTGTGGGTGTTGTCCCACCCTTGCTTGTCCCCCAGTGCAGTGACCTCTCTTCAGAGCCCCTGCACAGGAAGCATCCCAGATTCACGCCTGTTTCCTGAAGTTCTCTTCCTTTGA